A genomic region of Miscanthus floridulus cultivar M001 chromosome 3, ASM1932011v1, whole genome shotgun sequence contains the following coding sequences:
- the LOC136543675 gene encoding uncharacterized mitochondrial protein AtMg00810-like, whose amino-acid sequence MYVDDLIVTGASVEDIDRFKREMVARFRMSDLGALSYYRGIEVRQRKKELTLGQSVYALKLLERSGIAECKPCVTPMEEQLKLTKASTTAKVDATLYQNIIGGLSYLIHTRPNIAFAVGYVSRFMEDPRDDHWAAVKRLLRYVKGTVDQGIVFPKTSGSRLQLTVFSDADMAGDIDG is encoded by the coding sequence atgtatgtggacgacttgatcgtcaccggtgcGAGTGTGGAGGACATCGACAggttcaagcgcgagatggtggctcgttttcgaatgagcgatctcggtgcactctcctactaccgcggcatcgaggtgagacagaggAAAAAGGAACTCACACTCGGTCAGAGCGTGTATGCcttgaagctgttggagcggagcggcatagCTGAGtgtaagccatgcgtgactccgatggaggagcagctaaagctgacaaaggccagcaccacggcgaaggtggatgcaacactctaccagaaCATCATCGGTGGTCTAAGCTACCTAATCCACACGAGGCCAAACATTGCGTTCGcagtgggctacgtcagtcgcttcatggaggatcctcgagATGATCATTGGGCTGCGGTAAAGCGGCtgttgcgctacgtcaaggggacggtggatcaagggatcgtcttccccaagacaaGCGGAAGTAGGCTgcaactcactgtgttcagcgatgcagacatggcgggggacatcgacggatga